In the Algiphilus sp. genome, one interval contains:
- a CDS encoding OmpA family protein, with translation MLAVLVFTGAAWAQDGARDWAKYYDDRWYIQAQGGMIFSDSSDLDNGPAGYFTIGRPILPWLSLELEAGYADLGVPAPATDYERFTAGVNAVVYLLRGPNVEDVGGFRPFLMAGANMHDIDFLDESTTGPGLQFGGGFTYPLSRSLEFIASGRYHIDQVNAEPPGIPRDEDFYTWTALFGVRLKLGEFPPDSDADGIPDHRDECPNTPPGVTVDQYGCPIDSDGDGVPDHKDRCPGTPEGATVDQYGCPIDSDGDGVPDYLDECPNTPEGERVDQRGCPFTDSDNDGVSDFKDKCPNTPPGIPVDADGCPLDSDGDGVPDHLDECPQSPPGATVLPNGCALVGDRRLARPGEPADAEGFAVERTQNFILRGVNFEFDSARLTPESKDILDQAAEVLKAYPDVDVDVEGHTDSIGPDEYNLGLSERRANSVKTYLMQKDISGGRMTPVGYGETIPIDTNDTEEGRANNRRVEFRVR, from the coding sequence ATGTTGGCGGTACTCGTGTTCACGGGGGCAGCGTGGGCGCAGGACGGAGCCAGGGACTGGGCCAAGTACTACGATGACCGCTGGTACATCCAGGCTCAGGGCGGCATGATCTTTTCGGACTCGTCCGATCTGGACAATGGCCCGGCCGGCTACTTCACCATCGGTCGCCCGATTCTTCCCTGGCTGTCCCTCGAGCTCGAGGCCGGCTACGCTGATCTCGGCGTGCCCGCGCCGGCCACCGACTACGAGCGTTTCACGGCCGGCGTCAACGCGGTCGTCTACCTGCTTCGCGGTCCGAACGTCGAGGATGTCGGCGGTTTCCGGCCTTTCCTGATGGCCGGCGCCAACATGCACGACATCGATTTCCTCGACGAGAGCACCACCGGTCCGGGCCTGCAGTTCGGAGGCGGCTTCACCTATCCGCTGAGCCGCAGCCTCGAGTTCATCGCGTCGGGTCGGTACCACATCGATCAGGTCAACGCCGAGCCGCCGGGCATTCCGCGCGACGAGGACTTCTACACCTGGACCGCGCTGTTCGGCGTGCGCCTCAAGCTCGGCGAGTTCCCGCCGGATTCCGACGCGGACGGCATCCCGGACCACCGGGACGAGTGCCCCAACACGCCGCCTGGCGTGACGGTCGATCAGTACGGCTGCCCGATCGACTCGGACGGCGATGGCGTGCCGGACCACAAGGATCGCTGCCCGGGCACGCCCGAAGGCGCCACCGTGGATCAGTACGGCTGCCCGATCGATTCCGACGGCGACGGCGTACCGGACTACCTCGACGAATGCCCGAACACGCCGGAGGGCGAACGGGTCGACCAGCGCGGCTGTCCGTTCACCGACTCCGACAATGACGGTGTCTCCGACTTCAAGGACAAGTGCCCGAACACGCCGCCCGGCATTCCGGTCGACGCCGATGGCTGTCCGCTCGACTCGGACGGCGATGGCGTGCCCGACCATCTCGACGAGTGCCCGCAGTCGCCGCCCGGTGCCACCGTGCTGCCCAACGGCTGTGCGCTGGTCGGTGACCGACGTCTCGCGCGGCCGGGCGAGCCTGCCGATGCCGAGGGCTTCGCGGTGGAGCGGACGCAGAACTTCATCCTCCGCGGCGTCAACTTCGAGTTCGACTCGGCCCGGCTGACGCCGGAGTCGAAGGACATCCTCGATCAGGCCGCCGAAGTGCTGAAGGCCTACCCGGATGTCGATGTCGACGTCGAGGGTCACACCGACAGCATCGGTCCGGACGAGTACAACCTCGGCCTTTCCGAGCGGCGCGCCAATTCGGTCAAGACCTACCTGATGCAGAAGGACATCAGCGGCGGTCGCATGACGCCGGTGGGTTACGGTGAAACCATCCCGATCGATACCAACGACACCGAGGAAGGTCGCGCCAACAACCGTCGCGTGGAGTTCCGGGTGCGCTGA